Proteins encoded in a region of the Desulfurococcus sp. genome:
- a CDS encoding methyltransferase domain-containing protein, with product MSCEGLYLVEPAGRKFRMMLHVTKVYAVEKSPYQEVMLVELEGFGRALVIDNFVQSTELDEYLYHELLVHPPMIVHPAPSRILIIGGGEGATLREVLKHATVKEAVMVDIDSVVVEFSKKYLEYMHQGSFNDPRARVVIMDGARYVREAPSGYFDVVLMDLTDPYAGDAAKPLYSEDFYREVKRVLRENGVIATQAGSSYFYPREYDYVLENVKKVFKYIVEYDTWIPSFGLNVNFIVASDAFNPGLITPEEFDARLAARNVKVKYINGRRYKGLIDKGITRPASSIYFE from the coding sequence ATGAGTTGTGAGGGATTATACTTAGTTGAGCCTGCCGGCAGAAAGTTTAGAATGATGCTCCATGTAACCAAGGTGTACGCAGTGGAGAAATCACCCTACCAGGAGGTAATGCTCGTAGAGCTCGAGGGCTTCGGTAGAGCACTCGTCATAGATAACTTTGTGCAGAGCACAGAGCTGGATGAATACTTATACCACGAGCTGCTCGTCCATCCCCCCATGATAGTGCATCCTGCTCCATCCAGGATACTAATCATTGGAGGAGGTGAAGGCGCAACCCTCAGAGAAGTATTAAAGCATGCAACCGTGAAGGAAGCTGTAATGGTGGATATAGACTCCGTAGTTGTAGAGTTCTCGAAAAAATACCTCGAGTACATGCATCAAGGAAGCTTCAACGACCCAAGAGCTAGAGTAGTCATAATGGATGGAGCCAGGTATGTAAGAGAGGCCCCAAGCGGATACTTCGATGTAGTATTAATGGATCTAACAGACCCCTACGCTGGCGATGCAGCTAAACCCCTCTATAGTGAGGACTTCTACAGGGAGGTTAAGAGGGTGCTTAGAGAAAACGGGGTGATAGCAACACAAGCTGGAAGCAGCTACTTCTACCCGAGGGAGTACGACTATGTTCTCGAAAACGTGAAAAAAGTATTCAAGTACATAGTTGAATACGATACATGGATACCCAGCTTCGGATTAAACGTTAACTTCATAGTAGCATCTGATGCATTTAACCCAGGCTTAATTACCCCAGAGGAGTTTGATGCAAGACTAGCAGCTAGAAACGTAAAAGTAAAGTACATTAATGGAAGAAGGTATAAGGGGCTTATAGATAAGGGTATTACAAGGCCTGCATCAAGTATTTACTTCGAGTAA
- the deoC gene encoding deoxyribose-phosphate aldolase gives MNARTLAGMIDHTLLKPDADLRMLEKYIEDTRKYGFKLLMIPLSLVDRVRELAGRTIEVGVVVGFPLGNTSTRVKVAEAVEAAELGASEVDMVMNINLFKSRDYRYVEKDIVEVVKAAKSSGVKVVKVIIETGLLSDEEKKKATDIIVSSGADFVKTSTGFLGTGATVHDVTLLYKASSGRIGVKAAGGIRRGLDALALIAAGASRIGSSSGDKIVEDFIAIKEGRT, from the coding sequence ATGAATGCTAGAACCCTGGCAGGCATGATTGACCACACACTACTCAAGCCGGATGCTGATTTAAGGATGCTTGAAAAATACATTGAGGATACTAGGAAATACGGGTTTAAGCTACTCATGATACCGCTTTCACTTGTAGATAGGGTTCGAGAGCTTGCCGGGAGAACAATTGAAGTTGGAGTAGTAGTAGGCTTCCCACTAGGTAACACGTCCACCAGGGTGAAAGTCGCTGAGGCCGTGGAAGCAGCTGAGTTAGGCGCTAGTGAAGTAGACATGGTGATGAACATAAACTTGTTCAAGTCCAGGGACTACAGGTATGTTGAAAAAGATATCGTGGAAGTCGTGAAAGCCGCTAAATCAAGTGGCGTGAAAGTAGTCAAAGTAATCATTGAAACCGGGCTACTGAGCGATGAGGAGAAGAAGAAGGCAACTGATATTATTGTTTCATCAGGAGCAGACTTCGTTAAAACGTCAACGGGATTCCTAGGTACAGGTGCAACAGTACACGACGTCACCCTGCTATACAAGGCATCAAGCGGTAGGATAGGCGTGAAGGCTGCAGGAGGTATAAGACGCGGGCTCGACGCGCTAGCATTAATAGCGGCCGGGGCATCTAGGATCGGGTCGAGCTCAGGCGATAAGATAGTAGAGGACTTTATAGCGATTAAAGAGGGGAGAACATGA
- a CDS encoding DUF2139 domain-containing protein — MRYYYPQRYGPEWGSGGIFGLTYHKGVLYYTVSMEAEAFFSRGDDTEEVYRFQYLGPGPSSGGDTYNAVDFVDDEIFFGGWVHNPAVFKGKVNGSGEIDFRNKYSHVHVYNISEHSIRLLWSESIHDEYKWAGEISQIIYDPIGDRLLLGRADGHVNLGIYSLPRRGGKPTVISDTPGLKGSLFLDYACFDMQPDWRRGIDGVQCVDLVNGRLLKHTIESWSRISVDGGPVELRGSGYAVSAYTRYFHFIRGGVLVGNPVEPWIEEPRFVRLFDFGRNPYAPHRSNAIILGGGILAPFNAYTHGLLHGFGLSLEEPGSQSVSLARYYNTIVGPSVLVYITPPEARIVAALGARVTSMTVKGDEVILGYSSAPNLGGRDAMPVDAGVKGLMFIRKDALLTGSPPPLVFKVYGWMINNSYFGGIPLTGYREPRLVAYLSKPNKLVVYHYDLSLPPELLEQDTIALSKGKNTIDLKGYWSIVSFKLEESDPEARIHLILN, encoded by the coding sequence GTGAGGTACTACTATCCTCAGAGATATGGGCCTGAATGGGGTAGTGGCGGGATATTCGGGTTAACATACCATAAAGGAGTCCTCTACTATACAGTATCCATGGAAGCTGAAGCATTCTTCTCTCGTGGAGATGATACTGAAGAAGTATATAGATTCCAGTATCTAGGGCCAGGGCCGTCCTCCGGTGGCGACACATATAATGCCGTTGACTTCGTGGATGACGAGATATTCTTTGGTGGATGGGTTCACAATCCCGCAGTATTCAAAGGTAAAGTTAACGGCTCCGGTGAAATAGACTTCAGGAACAAGTATAGTCACGTCCACGTATACAATATTTCAGAGCACAGTATTCGATTACTGTGGAGTGAAAGCATTCACGATGAATACAAGTGGGCAGGCGAGATCTCCCAGATCATATATGACCCAATAGGTGATAGACTCCTGTTAGGAAGAGCTGATGGCCACGTGAATCTAGGTATATACTCTCTTCCACGTAGAGGAGGAAAGCCTACTGTAATTAGCGATACACCCGGGTTGAAAGGCTCGCTGTTCCTCGACTATGCGTGCTTTGACATGCAGCCTGACTGGAGGCGCGGTATAGATGGAGTTCAATGCGTAGACTTAGTTAACGGCAGGCTCTTAAAGCACACTATTGAATCCTGGAGCAGGATATCTGTTGATGGAGGCCCGGTTGAACTACGGGGAAGCGGCTATGCTGTAAGCGCGTATACAAGATACTTCCACTTCATCCGGGGTGGAGTGCTTGTAGGCAACCCTGTTGAACCCTGGATCGAGGAACCCAGATTCGTAAGACTCTTCGACTTTGGTAGAAACCCATATGCACCTCATAGAAGCAACGCTATTATACTTGGAGGCGGTATACTAGCCCCCTTTAACGCCTACACTCACGGCCTCCTCCACGGCTTTGGTCTAAGCCTCGAGGAGCCCGGCAGCCAGTCAGTCTCGCTGGCAAGATACTATAATACTATTGTAGGCCCCTCGGTACTAGTGTATATAACTCCACCTGAAGCCAGGATAGTTGCAGCTCTAGGGGCAAGAGTCACCAGTATGACAGTGAAGGGGGATGAAGTTATTCTAGGCTACTCCTCAGCTCCTAATCTAGGAGGCCGGGACGCCATGCCTGTGGACGCTGGTGTCAAAGGATTAATGTTTATCAGGAAGGATGCACTGCTTACTGGTAGCCCGCCTCCCTTAGTATTCAAGGTCTACGGATGGATGATCAATAATAGCTATTTCGGGGGGATACCGTTAACAGGCTACAGGGAGCCTCGTCTAGTAGCCTACCTGAGTAAACCTAATAAGCTGGTAGTCTACCACTATGATCTAAGCCTTCCACCAGAGCTTCTAGAACAGGATACCATAGCTCTCAGTAAAGGCAAGAACACTATTGACCTCAAAGGATACTGGAGCATTGTCTCCTTCAAGCTTGAGGAGAGCGACCCAGAGGCAAGGATACACTTAATTCTTAACTAG
- the gcvPB gene encoding aminomethyl-transferring glycine dehydrogenase subunit GcvPB, giving the protein MYRQAGFKEPLIFEIGGKGRVGILIPEPEEEVRRLVDGINVPSEMRRSSEPSLPELSEIEVARHFTNLTHMAYGVDNGPVPLGSCTMKYNPKIALEVASDQRIVNLHPLQDERTVQGILEILYELQKWLASITGMDTCILHPAAGAHGELAGVLVIRRYHEVKGQVDRKTEIIIPDSAHGTNPASAAMAGFKVVEVPSAEDGNIDMEALKSVVGDSTAGLMITNPSTLGLFEEHILDIARLLHEHDALLYYDGANLNGIIGYARPGDMGFDIAHLNIHKTFAAPHGGGGPGAGPICIKDRVVDEKRNIRLSDLAPGYRVIYDEEAGLYRVKAPGEHSAGLLKAFLANITPLVWGYVYILSMGPQGLRRVAEHAVLVTNYFMKLVEGVRGYSIPYGKGRFRKHEVVLSAQPMMEETGVTAEDVAKGLLDAGFYAPTIYFPLIVKEALMVEFTESETPENVERYAERLKEISRIAYSNPDELKKWPRNTSVGRVDVTRANHPKYATPTWRIHVKRIRGEIQ; this is encoded by the coding sequence GTGTATAGGCAGGCAGGCTTCAAGGAACCCTTAATCTTCGAGATAGGCGGGAAAGGCAGAGTAGGGATACTTATACCTGAACCCGAAGAGGAGGTGCGGAGACTGGTAGACGGGATCAACGTGCCATCAGAGATGAGGAGGAGTAGTGAGCCCAGCCTTCCAGAGCTAAGCGAGATAGAAGTAGCAAGACACTTCACTAATCTAACCCATATGGCATACGGGGTTGACAACGGCCCAGTCCCCCTTGGATCCTGCACTATGAAGTATAACCCTAAGATCGCGTTAGAGGTAGCTAGCGATCAGAGGATAGTGAACCTCCACCCCCTGCAGGATGAGAGGACAGTACAGGGTATCCTGGAGATCCTGTACGAGCTTCAGAAGTGGCTTGCAAGCATCACCGGGATGGATACATGTATTCTTCATCCAGCTGCAGGTGCTCACGGAGAGCTTGCTGGAGTCCTAGTGATTAGAAGGTACCATGAGGTGAAAGGACAGGTAGACAGGAAAACCGAGATAATTATACCTGACAGTGCTCATGGAACCAATCCAGCTAGTGCAGCAATGGCTGGCTTCAAGGTTGTAGAAGTACCCTCAGCTGAGGACGGCAACATAGACATGGAGGCATTGAAATCCGTGGTAGGGGATTCAACTGCTGGATTAATGATAACGAATCCAAGCACTCTAGGCTTGTTCGAAGAACACATCCTCGACATAGCAAGACTGCTACACGAGCATGACGCCCTACTATACTATGATGGAGCAAACCTCAATGGGATAATAGGCTACGCTAGACCCGGCGACATGGGCTTCGACATAGCTCACTTAAACATACATAAAACCTTCGCTGCCCCCCATGGCGGGGGAGGTCCTGGCGCTGGACCAATATGCATTAAGGATAGAGTAGTCGACGAGAAGAGGAATATAAGGTTATCGGATTTAGCCCCCGGCTACAGAGTCATCTACGATGAGGAGGCAGGCCTCTACAGAGTGAAAGCTCCCGGTGAGCATAGCGCGGGATTGCTGAAGGCGTTTCTAGCTAATATAACACCACTGGTATGGGGGTACGTGTATATTCTAAGCATGGGGCCTCAGGGATTAAGAAGAGTTGCAGAGCACGCTGTCCTAGTAACCAACTACTTTATGAAGCTAGTGGAGGGTGTTAGAGGCTATAGTATACCTTATGGTAAAGGTAGATTTAGGAAGCATGAGGTTGTTCTAAGTGCTCAACCAATGATGGAGGAGACAGGGGTTACAGCTGAAGATGTAGCGAAAGGACTACTAGATGCCGGCTTCTACGCTCCAACTATATACTTCCCTCTGATAGTTAAGGAGGCTCTAATGGTGGAGTTCACAGAGTCTGAAACCCCCGAGAATGTTGAGAGGTATGCTGAGAGACTGAAGGAGATAAGTAGAATTGCGTACAGTAATCCAGATGAGCTTAAAAAGTGGCCGAGGAATACTAGTGTAGGGAGAGTAGATGTAACCAGGGCTAATCACCCTAAATACGCAACTCCGACATGGAGGATCCATGTTAAGAGAATTCGAGGGGAGATCCAGTGA
- a CDS encoding NAD(P)/FAD-dependent oxidoreductase translates to MRYNAVVVGSGTGGYPAAVYLASRGLKVAVVEEHLIGGECTNYGCVPSKAFYNIAEAIRSLEKIGGEASVKWESLVEWARGVVKESREGIKGLFESHNVELIEGKAVLKSPREVLVENAGGRKLLEAERILLALGTNPSMLPGVEFDGRGILSNRDVFYLDEKPESMLIIGGGVVGVEIANAFSALKVNVVLVTRRQILSDLDRDVAQALKLHLTSKGVKVLEGETVVSVSRSNGEYTVKLSSGMEVRAEKIVVAAGRTPRTSGVGLVENGIELYGKGFVKVNNRFETSVPGIYATGDVVGEPLLAHKAILESISAARWMNGETGFPVDYSSIPLTIFTGLEVSTIGYTEKALTEKGVKYVKVRIPAYYLSAVKIKGGKQSFIKVLLDEKRERVLGIQIVAPNASEVISAYMPLYLGKLSFTEAAITAYPHLTVSESLRDLAEYILGEPIHLLRKQ, encoded by the coding sequence GTGAGGTACAATGCAGTAGTAGTGGGTTCAGGCACCGGGGGATACCCTGCTGCAGTATACCTGGCTAGCAGGGGCTTAAAGGTAGCTGTAGTCGAAGAACACTTAATCGGAGGAGAATGCACTAATTATGGCTGCGTGCCGAGCAAAGCATTCTACAATATAGCCGAGGCCATTCGAAGCCTTGAGAAAATCGGTGGTGAAGCCTCTGTTAAATGGGAGAGTCTCGTAGAATGGGCTAGAGGAGTCGTCAAGGAGAGTAGGGAGGGGATTAAAGGACTCTTTGAATCACATAATGTGGAGTTAATTGAAGGAAAAGCCGTGCTAAAAAGTCCCCGCGAGGTACTCGTTGAAAACGCGGGCGGGAGAAAGCTTCTAGAAGCGGAGAGAATACTTCTAGCCTTAGGCACTAACCCCTCTATGCTACCAGGCGTAGAGTTCGATGGCAGAGGAATCCTGAGTAACAGGGATGTATTCTACCTTGACGAGAAGCCTGAAAGCATGCTGATAATTGGTGGTGGAGTAGTAGGCGTGGAAATAGCTAACGCTTTCTCAGCATTAAAGGTTAATGTAGTGTTGGTTACAAGGAGACAGATACTATCAGACCTAGATAGAGATGTAGCTCAAGCATTAAAGTTGCATCTTACATCAAAAGGAGTAAAAGTACTGGAGGGGGAAACAGTAGTATCCGTCAGCAGGTCTAATGGAGAGTATACTGTTAAACTATCCAGCGGCATGGAGGTTAGAGCAGAGAAGATAGTTGTTGCAGCCGGTAGAACCCCGAGGACGAGTGGAGTGGGGCTCGTGGAAAACGGCATTGAGCTATACGGGAAAGGGTTCGTGAAAGTAAATAACAGGTTTGAGACTAGTGTTCCAGGCATCTATGCTACAGGAGACGTTGTCGGGGAACCTCTGCTAGCCCATAAAGCTATACTTGAAAGCATCTCAGCAGCGAGATGGATGAATGGTGAGACTGGTTTCCCCGTAGACTACTCTAGTATACCATTAACAATATTCACAGGACTTGAAGTATCAACCATAGGCTACACGGAGAAAGCTCTCACTGAGAAGGGAGTAAAGTACGTGAAAGTGAGGATTCCAGCATACTATCTCTCAGCAGTGAAGATTAAGGGAGGAAAGCAGTCCTTTATAAAAGTACTGCTAGACGAGAAAAGGGAGAGGGTTCTCGGGATACAAATAGTAGCCCCTAATGCCTCCGAGGTGATATCAGCGTACATGCCACTATACCTCGGTAAGCTAAGCTTCACTGAGGCTGCAATAACAGCATACCCGCATCTAACAGTATCAGAGTCGCTTAGAGACCTCGCTGAATACATACTAGGAGAACCAATACACCTACTAAGAAAGCAGTGA
- a CDS encoding serine hydroxymethyltransferase: MEMYPDLKEVLDLTINHTIWRKRQTVNLIASENVMSPLAMLVYLNDMMHRYAEGKPFKRFYQGLTYVDELEVKAQELMGKLLDTKYVDLRPISGTTANASAFRAFTKPGDKAVVAPVQAGAHVSHTRYGTLGALGIEQIDMPFDIEEWNIDVDKARKLIEEVKPKIVTLGGSLYLFPHPTKEIAEAAHSVGAKVVHDVAHVLGLITGRVWENPLKLGADIITSSTHKTFPGPQGGIIATASEEDYKEIGKVVFPMFVSNHHLHRLAATSVTAIEMKLWGAEYAKQVVRNAKALAEALAAEGLKVVMESKGYTSSHQVVVDVADLGRGTKAAKKLEEAYIIVNKNMLPWDKPEDVKDPSGLRLGTQELTRWGMRESEMKEIAGFIRMVLIDKKDPVEVREKVIEFRRNYIEVHYGFKLTREDEVKLLKIMLHAEK, from the coding sequence ATGGAGATGTACCCTGACCTTAAGGAGGTACTAGATCTCACAATAAATCACACTATATGGCGTAAGCGCCAAACAGTAAACTTGATTGCAAGCGAGAACGTGATGTCGCCTCTAGCTATGCTCGTATACTTAAATGACATGATGCACAGGTATGCTGAAGGCAAGCCATTCAAGAGATTCTACCAGGGACTCACTTACGTTGATGAATTAGAAGTCAAAGCCCAAGAGTTAATGGGCAAGCTCCTCGACACTAAGTACGTTGATTTAAGGCCTATAAGCGGTACTACGGCTAATGCATCAGCTTTCAGAGCATTCACGAAGCCAGGGGATAAAGCTGTAGTAGCACCTGTACAGGCAGGTGCTCACGTCAGCCATACGAGGTACGGGACTCTAGGAGCACTAGGCATAGAGCAAATCGACATGCCATTCGACATAGAGGAGTGGAATATCGATGTAGATAAAGCGAGGAAGCTCATAGAGGAGGTTAAACCTAAAATCGTAACACTTGGAGGCTCCCTCTACCTCTTCCCGCATCCAACTAAGGAGATAGCTGAAGCTGCTCACAGCGTGGGCGCTAAAGTAGTACACGACGTCGCCCACGTTCTAGGCTTGATCACAGGGAGAGTGTGGGAGAACCCGTTAAAGCTTGGTGCCGATATAATTACTTCATCAACACATAAAACATTCCCAGGGCCACAGGGAGGTATTATAGCGACAGCTAGTGAAGAAGACTACAAGGAGATCGGGAAAGTAGTATTCCCAATGTTCGTTTCAAACCACCATCTCCACAGGCTTGCTGCAACATCTGTAACAGCAATCGAGATGAAGCTGTGGGGAGCTGAGTACGCTAAGCAGGTTGTTAGAAACGCTAAAGCTCTAGCAGAAGCCCTAGCAGCTGAAGGATTAAAAGTAGTAATGGAGTCGAAAGGCTATACTTCAAGCCACCAGGTTGTTGTAGATGTAGCTGATCTAGGAAGGGGAACAAAGGCAGCCAAGAAACTTGAAGAAGCGTACATAATAGTCAACAAGAATATGCTGCCATGGGATAAACCCGAGGACGTCAAGGATCCAAGCGGCTTAAGGCTTGGAACACAGGAGCTAACCAGGTGGGGTATGAGGGAGAGCGAAATGAAGGAGATAGCAGGCTTCATTAGAATGGTTCTCATAGACAAGAAGGATCCAGTTGAAGTTAGAGAGAAGGTTATAGAATTCAGGAGAAACTATATTGAAGTTCACTACGGCTTCAAGCTAACTAGAGAAGATGAAGTTAAATTATTGAAGATAATGCTCCACGCAGAAAAATAG
- the gcvPA gene encoding aminomethyl-transferring glycine dehydrogenase subunit GcvPA produces the protein MVDTLSHPWIPSLTSESVRRMLEVIGVRDVSELFNDIPREILLDEEAWSKLEIGAGRPLSEIEVKGIVDEKLARNKVFNPPPFMGGGVYPHYIPPLVKYIISRGEFLTAYTPYQAEISQGLMQALFEYQSLIAELLDMDVVNASMYDWASAAAEAVLMSLRVRKGRRKILLPAAMNPLHRKVVETYVKPHSVRVDTIPYDAETGATSIEAVKSLVDSDTAAVYIQYPNFFGIIEPNVKAIGELAHEKNAIFITGVYPMALGLLKPPGELGADIAVGDGQPFGLGLNYGGPYLGIFAVRYDASLIRQMPGRIIGLTTTVDGGERAFAMIWQAREQHIRREKATSNICTNEALMAVAVAVYLSLVGWSGLKRLAELMYMRAHYASQRMREIGLTRVFKADFFNEFPISFNNTGVSYRFVHEELLKRGIHGGLYIGGYYPELGETALYAFTELHTAKAIDRLINSLKEILEEAGRRV, from the coding sequence GTGGTGGATACGTTAAGCCATCCCTGGATTCCAAGCTTAACAAGTGAGTCTGTTAGAAGAATGCTAGAGGTAATCGGGGTTAGAGATGTCAGCGAGCTCTTTAATGATATACCTAGAGAGATCCTTCTCGACGAGGAAGCCTGGAGTAAGCTTGAGATTGGAGCAGGAAGGCCTCTCTCAGAGATAGAGGTTAAAGGAATTGTTGATGAGAAGCTAGCACGAAACAAGGTGTTTAATCCACCGCCATTCATGGGTGGCGGCGTCTACCCTCACTACATACCCCCGCTCGTAAAGTATATTATATCGAGAGGAGAGTTCCTTACAGCCTACACGCCTTACCAAGCCGAGATATCTCAGGGTCTCATGCAAGCGCTCTTCGAGTATCAGAGCTTAATAGCCGAGCTGCTGGATATGGACGTAGTCAACGCGTCTATGTATGATTGGGCTTCAGCTGCAGCTGAAGCAGTCCTCATGTCGCTCAGAGTTAGAAAGGGGAGGAGGAAGATCCTGCTTCCAGCTGCTATGAACCCCCTCCACAGAAAGGTTGTTGAAACCTATGTTAAACCCCATAGTGTTAGAGTAGATACTATACCCTACGATGCAGAGACCGGTGCAACCAGTATTGAAGCTGTTAAATCCTTGGTTGATAGTGATACAGCCGCCGTCTACATCCAGTACCCTAACTTCTTCGGGATTATAGAACCCAATGTCAAGGCTATTGGAGAGCTAGCCCACGAGAAGAATGCCATCTTCATTACAGGCGTGTACCCTATGGCTCTAGGCCTGCTCAAGCCGCCTGGAGAGCTGGGTGCTGATATAGCAGTAGGCGATGGACAACCCTTCGGGCTTGGATTAAACTATGGTGGACCGTATCTAGGTATCTTTGCCGTCAGGTACGATGCTAGCTTGATCAGGCAGATGCCGGGTAGAATTATAGGTTTAACGACAACAGTAGATGGTGGTGAGAGAGCCTTCGCAATGATATGGCAGGCGAGAGAGCAGCATATCAGGAGGGAGAAGGCTACATCGAATATATGCACTAATGAAGCCTTAATGGCTGTAGCAGTCGCCGTCTACCTCTCACTAGTCGGCTGGAGCGGGCTTAAACGCCTCGCTGAGCTGATGTATATGAGAGCACACTACGCGTCGCAGAGAATGAGGGAGATCGGCTTAACGAGAGTATTCAAAGCCGACTTCTTCAACGAGTTCCCTATCTCCTTCAACAATACTGGCGTCAGCTACAGGTTCGTGCACGAAGAGCTACTTAAACGCGGGATCCATGGAGGGCTCTACATAGGAGGATACTATCCGGAGCTGGGTGAAACAGCCCTCTACGCGTTCACAGAGCTTCACACCGCTAAAGCTATAGATCGACTAATCAACTCTCTGAAGGAGATACTAGAGGAGGCTGGTAGACGTGTATAG
- the gcvH gene encoding glycine cleavage system protein GcvH has product MSEITVEVKGRKYIIKTDRRYTESDEWALLEGGRVKIGITDYAQKELKDIVSVELPEVGRTVEKGGELGIVDSIKSSSSYYAPVSGRIVEVNEKLLTAPELINKDPYGEGWIAVIEPSNPGEYTQLLDAEKYAESIKRRIQQH; this is encoded by the coding sequence ATGAGCGAGATCACAGTAGAGGTTAAAGGGAGAAAGTACATTATTAAAACTGATAGAAGATACACTGAGAGCGATGAATGGGCCCTCCTCGAGGGCGGCCGCGTGAAGATCGGTATAACAGACTACGCTCAGAAGGAACTCAAGGATATAGTATCAGTCGAGCTACCTGAGGTAGGGAGGACTGTAGAGAAAGGAGGAGAACTAGGCATTGTAGACTCAATTAAATCTTCATCATCATACTACGCGCCTGTAAGCGGAAGAATTGTAGAGGTTAATGAGAAACTGCTAACTGCTCCAGAGCTCATTAATAAAGACCCTTATGGTGAAGGCTGGATAGCTGTAATAGAACCCTCTAATCCAGGCGAGTACACGCAGCTACTCGACGCTGAAAAATACGCTGAGTCAATTAAGAGGAGAATTCAGCAGCATTAA
- the gcvT gene encoding glycine cleavage system aminomethyltransferase GcvT: MPRIPLLEYYTGIGAETGFFGDWEVPYRFTNALEEHVNVRSNAGFFDVSHMGRISLKGPDALPLAQYVYTRDISKTREYFMSGPTLALNQWARVKDDEMLYKISDEEWLVVVNALAREAMLGHLEAVRREKNFKVEISDLTFTYSMIALQGPRAAEILEDLGAKWAGDLKPLEFRLNEEIHGVRVFLVSRSGWTGEDGFEIWGDHGEIRRLVDTLISRGVKPAGLIARDTLRIEMGFVLGGHEYGEDPVRYPCAVSLRYGMGAITWGKKGFIGEEALRACRREGVRWVRVGLKMGKEAGRLFPRQGASVHVEDLWIGWVTSGAYSPILNRGIAMAYLDTRYALLGEEVEVDIRGKKYPARIVDFPFIQKQR, from the coding sequence ATGCCTAGGATACCATTACTCGAATACTATACCGGGATAGGAGCTGAGACAGGCTTCTTCGGTGACTGGGAGGTCCCTTACAGGTTTACCAACGCGCTTGAAGAACACGTTAACGTGAGAAGCAACGCTGGATTCTTCGATGTATCCCATATGGGCCGGATATCACTAAAAGGACCTGACGCGCTACCTCTAGCACAGTACGTTTACACCAGGGATATCAGTAAGACGAGAGAGTACTTTATGAGCGGGCCAACCCTAGCTTTAAACCAGTGGGCTAGAGTTAAAGATGATGAAATGCTATACAAGATAAGCGATGAAGAGTGGCTGGTAGTTGTAAATGCTCTAGCTAGAGAAGCAATGCTAGGGCACCTTGAGGCTGTAAGAAGAGAGAAGAACTTTAAGGTTGAAATCTCCGACTTAACCTTCACGTACTCCATGATAGCTCTTCAAGGCCCTCGTGCAGCAGAAATCCTAGAGGATCTAGGTGCTAAGTGGGCTGGGGACTTAAAACCCCTCGAGTTCCGGTTGAATGAGGAGATCCATGGTGTTAGAGTATTCCTTGTCAGTAGAAGCGGGTGGACGGGTGAAGATGGATTCGAGATATGGGGGGATCACGGAGAGATCAGGAGGCTGGTAGATACTTTAATCTCGAGAGGTGTAAAGCCCGCCGGGTTGATCGCTAGAGATACACTACGCATTGAAATGGGGTTTGTTCTCGGAGGACACGAGTATGGGGAGGACCCCGTCAGATACCCTTGTGCTGTAAGCCTTAGGTATGGAATGGGAGCTATTACATGGGGGAAGAAGGGGTTCATCGGCGAGGAAGCATTAAGAGCTTGCAGGCGTGAAGGCGTGAGATGGGTGAGAGTCGGCTTGAAGATGGGGAAGGAGGCTGGTAGACTCTTCCCTCGCCAGGGAGCCAGTGTCCACGTAGAGGACTTATGGATTGGATGGGTGACTAGTGGCGCGTACTCGCCTATCCTGAATAGAGGTATTGCAATGGCTTACCTTGACACCCGGTACGCGTTGCTCGGCGAGGAGGTTGAAGTAGATATTAGAGGAAAGAAGTATCCTGCTAGAATAGTGGACTTCCCCTTCATCCAGAAGCAAAGGTAG